GTTAGGAAAAGAGAGAGTTTACTCTACCAGCAccatcatattttcattcatggtgTTTACTATTTCCTCAGCATGCTACTCTGCCCTGAGAGAGAGTCGTCTGGTTGTATTGCCTCATCCTAGACACCTGCTGCGAGTGCAGTCTGCGTTGAAAGTGTCTCCCCATAATCAGGCTCTTAACAAACGTTTCTTGACAGTGTCCTCAAGGCATTTAAGTGAGAAGGAGAGGTATGTAATTTTGCAAATTGACGAAATATATGTCAATCCAGGCATTAATTACAAGGCTGGGACTCTTACTGGCTATGCTGTGAACAACCCTTGCGAAGCTGCTAAGACTGTACAAGCTTTCATGGTGAGCTCTGCCTTTGGAAGTTTCAAAGAGATAGTTGCTTTAGTTCCTGTTTTAAATCAGACTGGTAGATCTCTCCTCGAGTTGACTAGGACAGCAATGCAGCTGATCCATGACAGTGGGCTGAAAGTCATCTCAGTTATATCGGACAATAACAGGATTAACAGGAGTATGTTCACCTCTATGTTAGGTGATAGTAACTCTGTTTTCATTGAAAACCCGTGTGATCCAAATGTGCCATTATTCTTCATGTACGACACAGTACATATTTTCAAGAATATCAGGAATAATTGGCTGAACCAGTTCGAGGAGACACTGGTGTTTCCTGATTTTAATAATGGCACTCCATCAAAGGCCTTCTTCAGTGACTTGCGTTCCCTCTACAAGATGGAACAAGGGAAGCTAGTGAAATGTGCacctaaattaaattataaatctgTGTACCCCTCCAGGTTTGAGAGACAAAAAGTGAATTTAGTGTGCAATATATTTGATGACACGACCTTGGCTGCCTTGAAGCTCTCTGGGTGCAACCAGGGTACTTTGCAATTCATGGAAATGATTTCTAAATGGTGGAGTATTGTGAATATCAAATCTCCATTGCAAGGAGTGCATCAGCGGCATTCGGATAAGTACCCTTTCAAAGACTTGAACGATGATCGCCTAAATTTTTTGCAGCAATTTCTCCAGTGGCTTGAGCTGTGGAATATTTCAAGCTATGTGAAATTTGGGCTGACTAAGGACACCATGGCTTCACTTCATCATTCCACCAAGGCATTATTACAGATCATTAAGTTCTCTATTAATGACCTCAAGGTGGATTATGTGTTGACAGGCAAGTTCCAAACGGACAATTTGGAAAAGCGTTTTGGCACTTACCGGCAGCTTTCTGGGGGTAACTACAATGTTTCTGTTGTTCAGTTGATGGAGGCTGAAAAGAAAATTAGAGTGAAAGGTCTTCTTGGACTACGTTCCGCTAGGTATGGTCAGATAGACCTGCATGGCGAAATGTTGCATGAAGATGTGCATCCTGAAGACACTGAAGGTAGTGATTTTACACATTTCTACCAAATTGTGAGTGACTATGACAGTGCTATTGATGTAGACAGAGATGTACTAATGTACATAGCTGGGTACTGTTCATTTAAAGCAGTGTCCAAAATTAAGTGTGAACTCTGTGCCAGTGCATTATGTGACCCCGATGAAAGGGCCAGTAATTATGTTGATGAGATCAACAGAGGTGGCTTGACAGTTCCTGCTACATTTGTAGTGGACCTAGTTAGGCACATGCACGCTATTATGCAGTGCCTCATTTCAGAGGAATATGAAGCTCTCTTTCTTGCATGCGGGGCACAGAAGGTTTTACTGATTGAGTTGGCTGAAAGGGCAATGCATAGAAGGATAGTAAGACATTTACTAATAGACAGTTGCCCTTGTGGGACATCAGCCAGTCAGATATTTAGAATATTGGTGATGTGCATTGCCAATATCTTAATTAACAATTATGCCAAGGTTGTTAATGACACAAAAACTTTGCGCAAGGGTTGTCATTCTTCCAAAAGGAAGCTTAGCACTTTAATGTAGGCGTTCCTTGTAAATATCACTGCATATTTCTATGTTATTCTTATGTATATATATTCCCTATTGTATATTTTGTATGTAAATATTGTTGGTGGGTGGCCCCCCTCGGAGGACACCACCTTTTCGCGGTGAGGGGGATTGAGTGCACCACAGATGATAAATCCATAAAAGACCAGATTTGCTCATTAGGAGGTAGAGGTCATCCAAGTGGAAGCATGACTAAGAGTGTCCAAGGAAAGATAAAGTATAATTGGGGAGAAAAATGATGTTAAGATCACCAACAATAAGAAGAAGTAGAAAAAGATGACTAGATTGGTACAACTAACATTTGAAGAATGGGTAAGTAAGGTTTTagtatttctataaaatattatgAGGAAATTGGAAAAGTACTGttaatctttaaattttaatttatgttccCCTGACTTTCAAGAAGAAACTTCTCATCAACAATCAATATATTCACTGCCACTCAAACTTGCAGCCTGTTCATATTGAGTGTCACTGTGTTGATAGATTTGAGATAAAAGATACAAATTGATGTGTCTTCTCTCATCATCGGCCTCACAATATCTGCTACTCAGATACTCCATCAACTGCACTTGAGTCTGAGTgcagcaaaaattgaaaacacCACCAAATTTGGgaataaagtaataattatttgattggaTGGATGGATATGAGTATGGAGAAAAGTAAGTTCAAGTTATGTTAACTTCAACAAGTGTTTAATAATCATGCTATGATCAATGTTGACCTTTG
The nucleotide sequence above comes from Ischnura elegans chromosome 13, ioIscEleg1.1, whole genome shotgun sequence. Encoded proteins:
- the LOC124170127 gene encoding uncharacterized protein LOC124170127; amino-acid sequence: MPRRCCVPGCKSNYCSEKDSGYVSVFYFPKDERRKVQWMKNIPRSNWTPTTNTVVCIKHFAERDVIRSVEYDDKEGNSRTFELDRPKLSPIAVPCIFPSLPTYLSIVEPPERRDPEERRAEQVSRHESVVQEWLDSDIISDYGELLMNYRSKLLTRFKQWTVQECDDLLLLYIVEVTPVPYIRASITIDASLKVRFFQKELEVGNEALAWILPDNGKLQRWSQMENILARYASAATDVKCEVMLENISKQFKMLNAMIESGTHCPNADALQFLMEQFHFVLGKERVYSTSTIIFSFMVFTISSACYSALRESRLVVLPHPRHLLRVQSALKVSPHNQALNKRFLTVSSRHLSEKERYVILQIDEIYVNPGINYKAGTLTGYAVNNPCEAAKTVQAFMVSSAFGSFKEIVALVPVLNQTGRSLLELTRTAMQLIHDSGLKVISVISDNNRINRSMFTSMLGDSNSVFIENPCDPNVPLFFMYDTVHIFKNIRNNWLNQFEETLVFPDFNNGTPSKAFFSDLRSLYKMEQGKLVKCAPKLNYKSVYPSRFERQKVNLVCNIFDDTTLAALKLSGCNQGTLQFMEMISKWWSIVNIKSPLQGVHQRHSDKYPFKDLNDDRLNFLQQFLQWLELWNISSYVKFGLTKDTMASLHHSTKALLQIIKFSINDLKVDYVLTGKFQTDNLEKRFGTYRQLSGGNYNVSVVQLMEAEKKIRVKGLLGLRSARYGQIDLHGEMLHEDVHPEDTEGSDFTHFYQIVSDYDSAIDVDRDVLMYIAGYCSFKAVSKIKCELCASALCDPDERASNYVDEINRGGLTVPATFVVDLVRHMHAIMQCLISEEYEALFLACGAQKVLLIELAERAMHRRIVRHLLIDSCPCGTSASQIFRILVMCIANILINNYAKVVNDTKTLRKGCHSSKRKLSTLM